In Wenyingzhuangia fucanilytica, the following are encoded in one genomic region:
- a CDS encoding deoxyguanosinetriphosphate triphosphohydrolase, producing MHWEQLLSLKRAGDKDGRFRKDQDETRLGFEVDFDRIVFSSAFRSLQDKTQVIPLSDTDFVHTRLTHSMEVSVVGRSLGRIVGKQLLEKHPYLKELGYTFNDFGAIVAAAALSHDIGNPPFGHSGEKSIGEYFNSGNGQAFKAELSEKEWQDLIDFEGNANGFKILTQDGLGVKDGLRLSYATLGAFMKYPKESLPKKATKHIVDKKFGFFQSEKEKFVDVAETLGLKAMRTGDDVTYYRHPLAYLVEAADDICYTIIDFEDGINLGLVDEEFALEYMIKLVQDKIDINKYHSLKLKKDRVSYLRALAISALINEAVRIFIENEESILEGTFEKSLLDRCKYEAQINDIIKLSVDKIYHSRSVIEKEVAGYKIISDLLDVFINAVNNSYLGKASNYDKLTLMMLPQEFKNQSDSLYTRIMSVCSYVAGMSDSYAILVHKKISGVMMS from the coding sequence ATGCACTGGGAACAATTATTATCTCTTAAAAGAGCAGGCGATAAAGATGGACGTTTTAGAAAAGATCAAGATGAAACCAGATTAGGTTTTGAAGTAGATTTTGATAGAATTGTATTCTCATCAGCATTTAGAAGTTTACAAGATAAAACACAAGTAATTCCACTTTCCGATACCGATTTTGTACACACAAGGTTAACGCATAGTATGGAAGTTTCTGTAGTTGGGCGTTCTTTAGGTAGAATTGTAGGAAAACAATTGTTAGAAAAACATCCTTATTTAAAAGAATTAGGATATACTTTTAATGATTTTGGTGCAATTGTAGCAGCAGCAGCATTGTCTCATGATATTGGAAATCCTCCTTTTGGACATAGTGGTGAAAAATCTATTGGAGAATATTTTAATTCGGGAAATGGTCAAGCATTTAAGGCTGAATTAAGCGAAAAAGAATGGCAAGATTTAATTGATTTTGAAGGAAATGCCAACGGATTTAAAATTTTAACTCAAGATGGTTTAGGGGTAAAAGATGGTCTAAGGTTGTCTTATGCAACTTTAGGAGCTTTTATGAAATATCCAAAAGAATCCTTACCAAAAAAGGCTACTAAGCATATTGTAGATAAAAAGTTTGGTTTCTTTCAATCCGAAAAAGAAAAGTTTGTTGATGTTGCCGAAACATTGGGTTTAAAAGCCATGAGAACTGGAGATGATGTTACTTATTACAGACATCCTTTGGCTTATTTAGTAGAGGCTGCTGATGATATTTGTTATACCATTATTGATTTTGAAGATGGAATTAATCTTGGTTTGGTAGATGAAGAATTTGCTTTAGAATACATGATTAAGTTGGTTCAAGATAAAATTGATATCAATAAATATCATTCTTTAAAGCTTAAAAAAGACAGGGTGAGTTATTTACGTGCCTTAGCAATTAGTGCTTTAATTAATGAGGCGGTTAGAATTTTTATAGAAAATGAAGAAAGTATTTTAGAAGGTACTTTTGAAAAATCTTTATTAGATAGATGTAAATACGAAGCTCAAATAAATGATATCATTAAGTTAAGTGTTGATAAAATTTATCATAGTAGAAGTGTAATAGAAAAAGAAGTTGCAGGGTATAAAATCATCTCAGATTTGTTAGATGTTTTCATCAATGCTGTTAACAATTCTTATTTGGGTAAAGCTTCTAATTACGATAAACTAACCTTAATGATGTTGCCTCAGGAGTTTAAAAATCAATCAGATAGTTTGTATACAAGAATCATGAGTGTGTGTTCTTATGTTGCAGGAATGTCAGATAGTTATGCCATTTTAGTCCATAAAAAAATTAGTGGAGTAATGATGTCATAA
- a CDS encoding T9SS type A sorting domain-containing protein, whose protein sequence is MRKRAFYLFLSVIVFAGITVLVYDYNHVSRAEYAKMIAEYSNNKEADGLFNRDGEAEGEGELPPDKYFKRQYLLEMNPRTGKTHPENIEKLKKQQKSQVKFFKVPGESNEMAWLERGPDNIGGRTRVLFFDPNDVTAKRVFAGGVSGGLWVNNDITDENSLWTQVGIDENLSVSCYAIDPNNSNIWYVGTGESYTSNTGTGNGLWRTTNGGATWNQLTSVDFNQDETGRHYFINKIIARNNQGTTELYIAMDGAYDYDFVGHGLSGWWKYTNDVLNQVIFNTSNNTPYVFSDVEIAADNSMWFATKNNVYGHGGGKIFRSVDGSNFVEKYSFNTGDRVELSVSKQDANVVYALAEVAGGVELVKTVNASNFVAIAKPNDADTDIDANDFTRGQAFYDLVIEVDPNDDDIVYAGGINLFRSSNAGASWTQISKWSNNNNLSNLNVSKVHADQHVMSYSPLSSNVAVFGNDGGVYYGTNLSGSGNSTIAIAGRNKNYNVTQFYSAAIGQDKNNETFLGGAQDNGSLFVSGAGMGINSFSDLYGGDGAQAFIDKDGDYAVISYVHNTYATQPLPFVSLSQQIEIENDQHSGAFINIADLDHNLDILFTDGTTGYGTNNVTEKISRFKNLTTVPVRQNFTNPLLFEPPTAIKVSPFTTSSSTVFIGTETGTMLKVTAFNTDNPVWTKIDVSNEINTGAVSDISFGSNENEIVVTLHNYGVNNIYYTVDGGANWSVKDGDLPDIPTKTILINPLDKDEVIVGTNFGVWKTANFTSENPNWVQSQNGMSSVKVTQLELRTADNTVIASTYGRGFFTGKFVSNELSTPKNTVTTRDFEINAVVDNKTIEIKKLSSVNETVNVSVYNASGVLMLAKALDFRLENSHSLDVSLQPGVYIVNLTYGNKRMTKKVIVVN, encoded by the coding sequence ATGAGGAAAAGAGCCTTCTATTTATTTTTATCAGTTATTGTTTTTGCAGGAATTACAGTGTTAGTATATGATTATAACCATGTTAGTCGTGCTGAATATGCTAAAATGATAGCAGAATATTCTAATAATAAAGAAGCAGATGGCTTATTTAATCGTGATGGTGAGGCAGAGGGTGAAGGAGAATTGCCACCAGATAAATATTTTAAAAGACAATATTTATTGGAGATGAACCCTAGAACAGGTAAAACACATCCAGAAAATATTGAGAAGCTAAAAAAACAACAAAAATCTCAAGTAAAGTTCTTTAAGGTGCCTGGAGAAAGCAACGAAATGGCTTGGTTAGAAAGAGGGCCTGATAATATTGGAGGAAGAACCAGAGTTTTATTTTTTGATCCTAATGATGTAACAGCTAAAAGAGTTTTTGCAGGGGGAGTTTCTGGTGGATTATGGGTAAATAATGATATTACTGATGAAAATTCACTTTGGACTCAGGTTGGAATTGACGAAAACTTATCGGTTTCTTGTTATGCTATAGACCCTAACAATTCAAATATTTGGTATGTGGGTACCGGTGAAAGTTACACTTCTAATACTGGTACTGGTAACGGATTGTGGAGAACAACCAATGGAGGGGCTACATGGAATCAGTTAACTTCTGTAGACTTTAATCAAGATGAAACAGGAAGACATTATTTTATTAATAAAATTATTGCAAGAAATAATCAAGGAACTACCGAGCTATATATAGCAATGGATGGAGCATATGATTATGATTTTGTAGGTCATGGATTATCTGGTTGGTGGAAATATACGAATGATGTGCTTAATCAAGTTATATTTAATACATCTAATAACACTCCTTATGTTTTTAGTGATGTTGAAATTGCTGCTGACAATTCAATGTGGTTCGCCACCAAAAATAATGTTTACGGGCATGGTGGTGGAAAAATATTTAGAAGCGTTGATGGATCTAATTTTGTTGAAAAATACTCTTTTAATACTGGAGATAGGGTAGAGTTATCGGTATCTAAACAAGATGCCAATGTGGTTTATGCGTTAGCAGAAGTAGCGGGAGGTGTAGAATTAGTAAAAACCGTAAATGCTTCAAATTTTGTAGCCATTGCAAAACCAAATGACGCAGATACTGATATTGATGCTAATGATTTTACTAGAGGTCAAGCTTTTTATGATTTAGTAATAGAGGTAGATCCGAATGATGATGATATTGTGTATGCAGGAGGTATAAATTTGTTTAGATCGTCTAATGCAGGTGCAAGTTGGACTCAAATTTCTAAGTGGTCTAATAACAATAATTTAAGTAATCTTAATGTTTCTAAAGTACACGCAGATCAACATGTAATGAGTTATAGCCCTTTAAGTAGTAATGTGGCTGTGTTTGGAAATGATGGAGGTGTATACTACGGTACTAATTTAAGTGGTTCAGGGAACAGTACTATTGCCATAGCAGGTAGAAATAAAAATTACAATGTAACTCAGTTTTATTCTGCTGCCATTGGTCAAGATAAAAATAACGAAACCTTTTTAGGAGGAGCTCAAGATAATGGGTCGTTATTTGTTTCAGGAGCTGGTATGGGGATCAATTCTTTTAGTGATTTGTACGGAGGGGATGGGGCTCAAGCTTTTATTGATAAAGATGGAGATTATGCAGTTATCTCTTATGTACATAATACCTATGCGACTCAACCATTGCCATTTGTAAGTCTTAGTCAACAAATAGAAATTGAAAATGACCAACATAGTGGTGCTTTTATCAATATTGCTGATTTAGATCACAATTTAGATATTCTTTTTACTGATGGAACTACAGGTTATGGAACTAATAATGTTACAGAGAAAATATCACGATTTAAAAATTTAACAACAGTACCTGTAAGACAGAATTTTACTAATCCATTGCTTTTTGAACCTCCAACAGCAATTAAAGTATCTCCATTTACCACATCGTCATCAACAGTTTTTATTGGAACAGAAACTGGAACAATGTTAAAAGTAACCGCTTTTAATACCGATAATCCAGTGTGGACTAAGATTGATGTTTCTAATGAGATAAATACAGGAGCTGTTTCTGATATTTCTTTTGGGAGTAATGAAAACGAAATTGTGGTTACATTACATAATTATGGAGTTAACAACATATATTACACTGTAGATGGAGGTGCAAATTGGAGTGTAAAAGATGGTGATTTACCAGATATTCCAACCAAAACAATTTTAATCAATCCCTTGGATAAAGATGAAGTAATAGTAGGAACCAATTTTGGAGTTTGGAAAACAGCAAACTTTACTAGCGAGAATCCTAATTGGGTTCAATCTCAAAATGGGATGTCTAGTGTTAAAGTAACTCAATTAGAGTTAAGAACAGCTGATAATACAGTAATCGCTTCTACTTACGGAAGAGGATTTTTTACAGGTAAGTTTGTTAGTAATGAATTAAGTACTCCAAAAAATACTGTAACGACAAGGGACTTTGAAATTAATGCTGTAGTAGACAATAAAACTATTGAGATTAAAAAACTATCTAGTGTAAATGAGACAGTAAATGTTTCTGTATATAACGCAAGTGGTGTTTTAATGCTAGCCAAAGCTTTAGACTTTAGGTTAGAAAATAGTCATAGTTTAGACGTTTCATTACAGCCTGGAGTTTATATTGTGAACTTAACTTACGGAAACAAACGTATGACTAAAAAAGTAATTGTAGTCAATTAA
- a CDS encoding DUF3078 domain-containing protein translates to MDTIPTPESIAKLKNKINKVFHKSNKDTIANKNASPKKDSINDILKESSKPQYWTITNKPGILLTQTSFVNWTKGGNNSIAGITSFRGDYDYKKGRFFWTNDLNLKYGLSKENGAEHAKKTDDVIDIKSSVSYKSSIESKWYYSGEFNLTTQFFEGYKGNDRETVISNFFAPARMRLGVGGLYTDNDNFFKLHISPLTNQVTFVMNQTLANKGAFGVTPAVKDENGNIIKKGENIYSELGALVRIEYKTTIMENINFNLKSSFYSDYIDKFGNVDTEIELNVDMKVNQYIQAKIGSHLLYDDDSKILESDGTQVGPKVQLKQILGVGVTYIF, encoded by the coding sequence ATGGACACTATACCTACACCCGAAAGTATTGCCAAACTTAAAAACAAAATCAATAAAGTATTTCACAAATCAAATAAAGATACCATAGCTAACAAAAATGCTTCACCTAAAAAAGATAGTATTAATGATATTTTAAAAGAAAGCTCAAAACCACAATATTGGACTATTACCAATAAACCGGGGATCTTATTAACACAAACATCTTTTGTAAACTGGACTAAAGGAGGAAACAATAGTATTGCAGGAATTACCTCTTTTAGAGGTGATTATGATTATAAAAAAGGAAGGTTTTTTTGGACCAATGACCTGAACTTAAAATATGGTTTAAGTAAAGAAAACGGAGCTGAACACGCTAAAAAAACCGATGATGTTATAGATATAAAGTCATCCGTAAGTTATAAGTCTAGTATTGAATCTAAATGGTATTATTCAGGAGAATTTAACCTAACTACTCAGTTTTTTGAAGGTTATAAAGGAAATGATAGAGAAACCGTTATTTCTAACTTTTTTGCACCTGCCCGTATGCGTTTAGGGGTTGGGGGACTTTATACTGATAATGACAATTTTTTTAAGCTACATATTTCTCCATTAACCAATCAGGTAACTTTTGTAATGAATCAAACCCTAGCCAATAAAGGTGCGTTTGGAGTTACTCCTGCTGTTAAAGACGAGAATGGAAATATTATTAAAAAAGGAGAAAACATATATTCTGAACTTGGTGCTTTGGTTCGTATAGAATACAAAACTACCATTATGGAAAACATCAATTTTAACCTTAAAAGCTCATTCTATTCAGATTATATAGATAAGTTTGGAAATGTGGATACAGAAATTGAATTAAACGTAGACATGAAGGTAAATCAATACATTCAAGCAAAAATTGGCTCACACCTTTTATATGATGATGACTCTAAAATATTAGAATCAGATGGAACACAAGTAGGTCCTAAAGTACAGTTAAAACAAATATTAGGTGTTGGTGTTACTTATATTTTTTAA
- a CDS encoding 1-deoxy-D-xylulose-5-phosphate synthase, whose product MYFCLVKRDILKHINSSKDLKNLSIPELEQLAHELRAFIINIVATKEGHLGASLGVVELTIAIHYIFNTPKDKLIWDVGHQAYGHKILTGRRDVFDTNRRLNGISGFPNIFESEYDAFGTGHSSTSISAALGMAMAAQIQGDKKQQHIAVIGDASIASGMAFEALNHAGVTNANLLVILNDNAIGIDPSIGALKDYLTQTKLDHKPERDNIFEALNFDYSGPIDGHDLPNLIHELERLKNVEGPKFLHIVTTKGKGLKKAEEDQITYHAPGKFNAQTGDRITSKDNITPPKYQDVFGHTIIELAEQNPKIVGITPAMPTGSSLKYMIAQMPDRAFDVGIAEQHAVTLAAGMAKQGLVPFCNIYSTFLQRAYDQVIHDVAIQKLPVIFCLDRAGLVGNDGATHHGVYDIAFLRCIPNIILYAPMNEVDLRNIMYTAQKGLNNPIAIRYPRGLSENVNWKQPFKDIEIGKGRVLKEGDKTAILSIGTIGNIVNFAIDQLPQKEKDNVGHYNMQFIKPLDQKLLHVVFSTYNTIITYEDGSIHGGFGSAILEFAAQHDYHLKIIIKGIPDDFIEHGKTQELKAIVNIDQDSIYDTILSTL is encoded by the coding sequence ATGTACTTTTGCTTAGTGAAAAGAGATATATTAAAGCATATAAATTCCTCTAAAGACCTAAAAAATCTTTCTATTCCTGAACTAGAACAACTAGCTCATGAATTAAGGGCATTTATCATTAATATAGTAGCTACCAAAGAAGGCCACTTAGGGGCGAGTCTTGGTGTAGTAGAGTTAACCATTGCCATTCACTATATATTTAACACGCCTAAAGACAAATTGATTTGGGATGTTGGTCACCAAGCATACGGACATAAAATATTAACTGGCAGAAGAGATGTTTTTGACACGAATAGAAGATTAAACGGAATTTCTGGTTTCCCAAATATTTTTGAAAGCGAATATGATGCTTTTGGTACAGGACATTCTTCAACTTCAATATCAGCAGCTTTGGGAATGGCCATGGCAGCACAAATTCAAGGAGACAAAAAACAACAACATATTGCTGTAATTGGCGATGCTTCTATAGCTTCTGGAATGGCTTTTGAAGCCTTAAACCATGCTGGCGTTACCAATGCCAATCTTTTAGTTATTTTAAACGATAATGCTATTGGAATTGACCCAAGCATAGGTGCTTTAAAAGATTATTTAACCCAAACCAAACTTGACCATAAACCTGAACGAGACAATATTTTTGAAGCTTTAAATTTTGATTATTCTGGTCCCATTGACGGACACGATTTACCTAATTTGATTCATGAATTAGAAAGATTAAAAAATGTAGAAGGCCCTAAATTTTTACATATTGTCACCACCAAAGGAAAAGGGTTAAAAAAAGCAGAAGAAGATCAGATTACTTATCATGCTCCAGGAAAATTTAATGCTCAAACTGGAGATAGAATTACATCAAAAGATAACATTACCCCTCCTAAATATCAAGATGTATTTGGACACACCATTATAGAATTAGCAGAACAAAACCCTAAAATTGTAGGAATTACTCCAGCAATGCCCACAGGAAGTTCGCTAAAATACATGATTGCCCAAATGCCCGATAGAGCTTTTGATGTAGGAATTGCAGAACAACATGCAGTTACTTTAGCTGCTGGTATGGCAAAACAAGGATTGGTTCCTTTTTGTAATATTTATTCAACATTTTTACAAAGAGCATACGACCAAGTTATTCACGATGTGGCCATTCAAAAACTTCCAGTTATTTTTTGTTTAGACAGAGCTGGATTGGTAGGGAATGATGGAGCTACACATCATGGCGTATATGATATTGCTTTTTTACGATGTATTCCAAACATCATCCTTTACGCTCCTATGAACGAAGTAGATTTAAGGAACATTATGTATACTGCTCAAAAGGGACTAAACAATCCTATTGCTATTCGCTATCCAAGAGGATTAAGCGAAAATGTAAATTGGAAACAACCTTTTAAAGATATAGAAATAGGTAAAGGACGTGTATTAAAGGAAGGTGATAAGACTGCTATTTTGAGTATTGGTACCATCGGTAATATTGTTAACTTTGCCATTGATCAATTGCCACAAAAAGAAAAAGACAATGTTGGGCATTACAATATGCAGTTTATTAAACCGTTAGATCAAAAACTGTTACATGTAGTTTTTTCAACATACAATACCATTATCACTTATGAAGACGGAAGTATTCATGGAGGTTTTGGTTCTGCAATTTTAGAATTTGCAGCCCAACATGATTACCATTTAAAAATAATAATTAAGGGAATACCTGATGATTTTATTGAGCATGGAAAAACACAGGAGTTAAAAGCAATTGTAAATATTGATCAAGACTCGATATATGATACAATTTTATCAACATTATAA
- a CDS encoding lipocalin family protein, which produces MKKEMKLLKIFIVVFAIITSVACNNSDDDNENDISNFPSETEIPSDVDDINPDTDEKEDVPEGGFSLVGYWTQTSEINNGNENSNLECPMELKFDNKKVVSIEYDYDGNAQDCVVDEESLGAYKRVGNKLYLIFSGGETDEVTVEVTANELRVSGTDEHGTWTDVFTRNQ; this is translated from the coding sequence ATGAAAAAAGAAATGAAATTATTAAAAATTTTTATTGTTGTTTTTGCTATTATAACTTCAGTAGCATGTAATAACAGCGATGATGACAATGAAAATGACATCAGTAATTTTCCTAGTGAAACTGAAATTCCATCAGATGTAGATGACATTAATCCAGATACTGACGAAAAAGAAGATGTTCCAGAAGGAGGGTTTTCTCTTGTGGGTTATTGGACTCAAACAAGTGAGATTAACAATGGAAATGAAAATAGTAATTTAGAGTGTCCTATGGAGTTAAAATTTGATAATAAAAAAGTAGTGTCTATAGAATATGACTATGATGGGAATGCTCAAGACTGTGTTGTAGATGAAGAAAGTTTGGGAGCTTATAAAAGAGTTGGTAATAAGTTATACTTAATATTTTCTGGAGGAGAAACAGATGAAGTAACTGTTGAAGTTACTGCAAACGAACTGCGCGTTTCTGGAACTGATGAACATGGTACTTGGACTGATGTTTTTACAAGAAATCAATGA
- a CDS encoding nucleoside deaminase, which produces MIDPFDDDYYMKKALDEAYEAYDKGEVPVGAVIVMNNQIIARGHNLTEQLNDVTAHAEMQAFTAAANFLGGKYLQDCTLYVTLEPCQMCAGASYWTQIGKIVYGASDVQRGYSKLNTLLHPKTKVVSGIREEECSKLLKDFFLSRRDLN; this is translated from the coding sequence ATGATAGATCCTTTTGACGATGATTATTACATGAAAAAAGCTTTAGATGAAGCTTATGAAGCTTATGATAAAGGAGAGGTTCCTGTTGGGGCTGTGATTGTAATGAATAATCAAATTATTGCTAGGGGACATAATTTAACAGAGCAATTAAATGATGTTACGGCTCATGCCGAAATGCAAGCTTTTACTGCCGCAGCTAATTTTTTAGGAGGAAAATATTTACAAGATTGTACTTTATATGTAACCTTAGAGCCTTGTCAAATGTGTGCTGGTGCTAGTTATTGGACACAAATAGGCAAAATTGTTTACGGTGCTTCTGATGTACAAAGAGGTTACTCAAAATTAAATACTTTGCTACATCCTAAAACAAAAGTAGTTTCTGGAATTAGAGAAGAAGAGTGTAGTAAGTTGTTAAAAGATTTCTTTTTGTCTAGAAGAGACTTAAATTAA
- the glpQ gene encoding glycerophosphodiester phosphodiesterase codes for MKFNIRIPIVFFVLLSLMMSCQSKPKDLNMLIIAHRGASGYLPEHTLPAKALAYGMHPDFLEQDVVLTKDDVPIVIHDIHLETTTNVSEVFPNRNREDEKFYVIDFTWEELQLLNVTERFDDKTKQTVYPNRFPANKSIFKLHTLAQEIEMIQGLNISMKQNMGIYVEIKEPQFHRNHGKDISKIVLKVLSDYGYKTLEDNCILQCFDAVELKKIRQEYHSKLFLVQLLEIGYADEVFKEMTVAQIVDEIALYANGIGPWYKQIIAGNEHVKGFENLVSLAHQKDLKVHAFTYRADDLGDFKTFKELLLNAKTKLNFDGIFTDFPDQAVACFKQ; via the coding sequence ATGAAGTTTAATATTAGGATTCCAATTGTTTTTTTTGTTCTTTTATCTTTAATGATGTCTTGTCAATCTAAACCTAAAGATTTAAATATGTTGATTATTGCTCACAGAGGTGCCTCGGGGTATTTACCAGAACATACTTTGCCTGCCAAAGCTTTGGCTTATGGTATGCATCCTGATTTTTTAGAGCAAGATGTAGTGTTAACAAAAGATGATGTTCCTATAGTAATTCATGATATTCATTTAGAAACGACCACTAACGTTTCCGAGGTTTTCCCTAATAGAAATAGGGAAGATGAAAAGTTTTATGTAATTGATTTTACTTGGGAAGAATTACAACTTTTAAACGTTACAGAAAGGTTTGATGATAAAACCAAGCAAACAGTTTATCCAAATAGATTTCCTGCTAATAAATCAATTTTTAAGTTGCATACTTTGGCACAAGAAATAGAAATGATTCAAGGTTTAAATATTTCTATGAAACAAAACATGGGGATTTATGTAGAAATTAAAGAACCTCAATTTCATAGAAATCACGGAAAAGATATTTCTAAAATTGTTTTAAAAGTTCTTTCGGATTATGGGTACAAAACGCTTGAAGATAATTGTATTTTACAGTGTTTTGATGCTGTGGAACTCAAAAAAATTAGACAGGAATATCACTCTAAATTATTTTTGGTTCAGTTGTTAGAAATAGGTTATGCTGATGAGGTTTTTAAAGAGATGACTGTAGCGCAAATAGTTGATGAAATTGCCTTGTATGCTAATGGAATTGGTCCTTGGTATAAACAAATTATTGCAGGAAATGAACATGTTAAGGGTTTTGAAAATCTTGTGTCATTAGCACATCAAAAAGATTTAAAAGTACATGCTTTTACATATCGTGCAGATGATTTAGGAGATTTTAAAACTTTTAAAGAATTGTTACTTAATGCAAAAACAAAGTTAAATTTTGATGGAATTTTTACCGATTTTCCTGATCAAGCAGTTGCTTGTTTTAAGCAATAG